A window of Ananas comosus cultivar F153 linkage group 4, ASM154086v1, whole genome shotgun sequence contains these coding sequences:
- the LOC109708866 gene encoding exportin-7 isoform X2 — MESLAQLEALCERLYTSQDSAERAHAENTLKCFSANSDYIVQCQYILDNAMNPYALMLASSSLLKQVTDRSLSLQLRLDIRNYVINYLATRGPELQNFVTGSLIQLLCRITKFGWFDDDRFKDVVKEAISFLSQASPNHYSIGLKILNQLVSEMNQPNPGMPLTLHRKVACSFRDQSLYQIFQISLTSLHQLKSDGTMQVPDLLRQYILSLALRCLSFDFIGTSLDESSEEFGTVQIPSSWRPLLQDPSTLQIFFDFYRISEPPLSKEALECLVRLASVRRSIFADDPARSQFLSHLMAGTKEILQTGQGLADHDNYHEFCRLLGRFKVNYQLSELLSVEIYGEWIRLVAEFTTTSLQSWQWASSSIYYLLGLWSRLVTSVPYLKGDTPSLLDETVPKITEGFITSRFNSVQAGYQEDLSENPLDNVELLQDQLECFPYLCRFQYQSSSLYIINIMEPILQAYTERARSQAPGNVNDLSVIEGQIAWLVHIIAAILKIRQTTGCSLESQELIDAELAARVLQLISITDSGLHSQRYNEISKQRLDRAIITFFQNFRKSYIGDQAIHSSKLYLRLSELLGLHDHLVLLNVIVGKIATNLKCYTECEEVIDHTLSLFLELASGYMTGKLLLKLDSIKFIIGNHTRENFLFLEEYRCSRSRTTFYYTLGYLIFMEDSPVKFKTSMEPLLQVMIRLEATPDAAFRTDAVKYAFIGLMRDLRGIAMATNSRRTYGLLFDWLYPAHMPLLLKAISHWSDVPEVTTPLLKFMAEFVLNKAQRLTFDSSSPNGILLFREVSKLVVAYGSRILSLPNSPDIYATKYKGIWISLLILSRAFSGNYANFGVFELYGDRALADALDISLKMTLSIPLSDIFAFRKLTKAYFAFMEVLFSNHITFILNLDTSTFMHIVGSLESGLKGLDTGISSQCASAVDNLAAYYFNNITVGEGNPSTAAMNLARHIVECPNLFPEILKTLFEIVLFEDSGNQWSLSRPTLSLILISEQMFSDIRAQILASQPADQQQRLSLCFDKLMADVTRSLESKNRDKFTQNLTVFKHEFRVK, encoded by the exons ATGGAGAGCTTAGCGCAATTGGAAGCCTTGTGTGAAAGGCTTTACACTTCTCAAGACTCAGCTGAACGAGCACACGCAGAAAATACCTTGAAATGCTTTTCTGCAAACTCTGATTACATTGTGCAATGCCAATACATTTTGGACAATGCGATGAACCCCTATGCTTTGATGCTGGCTAGTTCAAGTTTGTTGAAGCAAGTGACAGACCGCAGTCTTTCTTTACAATTGCGGCTTGATATCC GGAATTATGTGATAAATTATCTAGCTACGAGAGGGCCTGAATTGCAGAACTTTGTAACTGGATCTCTAATTCAGCTATTATGTCGAATTACAAAATTTGGGTGGTTTGATGATGACAGATTTAAAGATGTTGTGAAGGAGGCAATCAGCTTCTTGAGTCAG GCAAGTCCAAATCATTATTCCATTGGTTTGAAGATATTAAATCAGCTGGTATCTGAAATGAACCAG CCAAATCCAGGAATGCCTTTGACACTCCATCGGAAGGTTGCTTGCAGTTTCAGGGATCAGTCGCTTTACCAGATCTTCCAAATTTCTCTAACTTCACTGCATCAACTTAAAAGTGATGGGACTATGCAAG TTCCTGATCTGTTAAGGCAGTATATTCTTTCACTTGCTTTGCGGTGTTTGTCTTTCGATTTCATTGGAACCTCATTAGATGAAAGCTCTGAAGAATTTGGTACTGTGCAG ATACCATCTTCGTGGAGACCACTCTTACAAGATCCTTCCACCCTTCAGATTTTCTTTGATTTCTATAGAATCTCCGAGCCTCCACTCTCTAAAGAG gcttTGGAATGTTTGGTGAGACTTGCTTCAGTAAGGCGGTCCATATTTGCGGATGATCCTGCAAGGTCTCAATTTCTGTCTCATCTAATGGCTGGCACCAAGGAGATACTCCAAACAGGCCAAG GCCTTGCTGATCATGACAACTACCACGAATTTTGTCGCCTGTTAGGGCGTTTCAAAGTGAATTATCAG TTGTCAGAGCTTTTGAGTGTTGAAATATATGGTGAATGGATACGCTTAGTAGCAGAGTTCACAACAACATCGTTGCAGTCTTGGCAG TGGGCCAGCAGTAGCATCTATTACCTTCTAGGTCTATGGTCAAGGTTGGTAACGTCCGTGCCTTATTTAAAGGGTGATACCCCAAGCTTGCTAGATGAAACGGTGCCTAAGATCACTGAGGGATTTATCAcctctaggttcaattctgtTCAG GCTGGTTATCAAGAAGACCTCTCAGAGAATCCTCTGGATAATGTTGAGCTTCTCCAGGATCAGCTGGAGTGCTTTCCTTATCTCTGCAGATTCCAG TATCAAAGCAGTAGTTTGTACATCATAAATATAATGGAGCCTATTCTGCAGGCTTACACG GAAAGGGCAAGGTCACAAGCTCCTGGGAATGTAAATGATCTTTCCGTGATTGAAGGGCAAATTGCATGGCTAGTTCATATAATCGCTGCTATTCTCAAGATCAGGCAGACTACTGGCTGTAG CCTGGAGTCACAAGAGTTAATAGATGCAGAACTTGCTGCGCGAGTTCTACAGTTAATAAGTATAACTGACAGCGGATTGCATTCCCAG AGATATAATGAGATAAGCAAGCAAAGACTTGATCGGGCTATTATCACCTTTTTCCAGAACTTCAGGAAGTCTTATATTGGGGATCAAGCTATACATTCATCCAAG TTATATTTGAGATTATCTGAGCTTCTTGGGCTCCATGATCATTTAGTTCTACTCAATGTAATAGTTGGAAAAATTGCTACAAATCTGAAGTGTTATACCGAG TGTGAGGAGGTTATTGATCACACTTTGTCCCTTTTTCTGGAGCTTGCTTCTGG TTATATGACTGGAAAGCTGCTGCTTAAGTTGGATAGTATAAAGTTCATCATTGGAAACCATACG agggaaaattttctttttctggaaGAATACAGATGCTCTCGAAGTAGAACCACCTTTTACTACACTCTTGGGTATTTGATCTTTATGGAGGATAGCCCGGTTAAGTTTAAAACATCCATGGAGCCGCTTTTGCAG GTTATGATTAGATTGGAAGCAACTCCTGATGCTGCTTTCCGCACTGATGCTGTGAAATATGCGTTCATTGGTTTGATGAGGGATCTAAGAGGGATTGCAATGGCAACTAATAG TCGTAGGACGTATGGACTCCTTTTTGACTGGTTGTACCCAGCACATATGCCGCTACTCTTGAAAGCCATCTCACATTGGTCTGATGTACCAGAG GTCACAACACCATTGCTGAAGTTCATGGCAGAATTTGTTCTAAACAAAGCTCAGAGGTTGACTTTCGATTCATCATCCCCTAATGGGATTCTTTTGTTCCGGGAAGTGAGCAAATTAGTTGTGGCTTATGGCTCAAGGATTCTATCTCTTCCAAATAGTCCAGATATCTATGCAACTAAATACAAAGGAATCTGGATCTCACTACTAATTCTTTCAAGGG CTTTCTCTGGGAATTACGCCAATTTTGGTGTTTTTGAACTATATGGTGATAGAGCGCTAGCAGATGCCCTTGATATCTCTCTAAAGATGACACTTTCGATTCCTCTATCTGATATTTTTGCATTCCGTAAG CTTACAAAAGCTTACTTCGCTTTTATGGAAGTTCTATTCAGCAACCATATTACTTTTATTCTAAATCTGGATACAAGCACTTTCATGCATATTGTTGGATCACTTGAATCTGGCTTAAAGGGTCTGGATACGGGTATTTCTTCGCAG TGTGCATCTGCTGTTGACAACCTGGCTGCGTATTATTTCAACAATATTACGGTAGGAGAGGGTAACCCATCAACAGCTGCAATGAATCTCGCTCGACATATCGTAGAGTGCCCCAATTTATTTCCTGAG ATACTCAAGACCCTGTTTGAGATAGTCTTATTTGAAGACTCAGGGAATCAATGGAGTCTTAGCAGACCTACGTTGAGCTTGATTCTCATCAGTGAACAG ATGTTTAGTGATATAAGAGCTCAAATTTTGGCTTCTCAG CCTGCAGACCAACAACAACGTCTCTCACTATGCTTCGATAAACTGATGGCTGATGTTACGAGGAGTTTGGAATCGAAGAACAGAGACAAATTCACTCAGAACCTCAC
- the LOC109708866 gene encoding exportin-7 isoform X1, with translation MESLAQLEALCERLYTSQDSAERAHAENTLKCFSANSDYIVQCQYILDNAMNPYALMLASSSLLKQVTDRSLSLQLRLDIRNYVINYLATRGPELQNFVTGSLIQLLCRITKFGWFDDDRFKDVVKEAISFLSQASPNHYSIGLKILNQLVSEMNQPNPGMPLTLHRKVACSFRDQSLYQIFQISLTSLHQLKSDGTMQVPDLLRQYILSLALRCLSFDFIGTSLDESSEEFGTVQIPSSWRPLLQDPSTLQIFFDFYRISEPPLSKEALECLVRLASVRRSIFADDPARSQFLSHLMAGTKEILQTGQGLADHDNYHEFCRLLGRFKVNYQLSELLSVEIYGEWIRLVAEFTTTSLQSWQWASSSIYYLLGLWSRLVTSVPYLKGDTPSLLDETVPKITEGFITSRFNSVQAGYQEDLSENPLDNVELLQDQLECFPYLCRFQYQSSSLYIINIMEPILQAYTERARSQAPGNVNDLSVIEGQIAWLVHIIAAILKIRQTTGCSLESQELIDAELAARVLQLISITDSGLHSQRYNEISKQRLDRAIITFFQNFRKSYIGDQAIHSSKQLYLRLSELLGLHDHLVLLNVIVGKIATNLKCYTECEEVIDHTLSLFLELASGYMTGKLLLKLDSIKFIIGNHTRENFLFLEEYRCSRSRTTFYYTLGYLIFMEDSPVKFKTSMEPLLQVMIRLEATPDAAFRTDAVKYAFIGLMRDLRGIAMATNSRRTYGLLFDWLYPAHMPLLLKAISHWSDVPEVTTPLLKFMAEFVLNKAQRLTFDSSSPNGILLFREVSKLVVAYGSRILSLPNSPDIYATKYKGIWISLLILSRAFSGNYANFGVFELYGDRALADALDISLKMTLSIPLSDIFAFRKLTKAYFAFMEVLFSNHITFILNLDTSTFMHIVGSLESGLKGLDTGISSQCASAVDNLAAYYFNNITVGEGNPSTAAMNLARHIVECPNLFPEILKTLFEIVLFEDSGNQWSLSRPTLSLILISEQMFSDIRAQILASQPADQQQRLSLCFDKLMADVTRSLESKNRDKFTQNLTVFKHEFRVK, from the exons ATGGAGAGCTTAGCGCAATTGGAAGCCTTGTGTGAAAGGCTTTACACTTCTCAAGACTCAGCTGAACGAGCACACGCAGAAAATACCTTGAAATGCTTTTCTGCAAACTCTGATTACATTGTGCAATGCCAATACATTTTGGACAATGCGATGAACCCCTATGCTTTGATGCTGGCTAGTTCAAGTTTGTTGAAGCAAGTGACAGACCGCAGTCTTTCTTTACAATTGCGGCTTGATATCC GGAATTATGTGATAAATTATCTAGCTACGAGAGGGCCTGAATTGCAGAACTTTGTAACTGGATCTCTAATTCAGCTATTATGTCGAATTACAAAATTTGGGTGGTTTGATGATGACAGATTTAAAGATGTTGTGAAGGAGGCAATCAGCTTCTTGAGTCAG GCAAGTCCAAATCATTATTCCATTGGTTTGAAGATATTAAATCAGCTGGTATCTGAAATGAACCAG CCAAATCCAGGAATGCCTTTGACACTCCATCGGAAGGTTGCTTGCAGTTTCAGGGATCAGTCGCTTTACCAGATCTTCCAAATTTCTCTAACTTCACTGCATCAACTTAAAAGTGATGGGACTATGCAAG TTCCTGATCTGTTAAGGCAGTATATTCTTTCACTTGCTTTGCGGTGTTTGTCTTTCGATTTCATTGGAACCTCATTAGATGAAAGCTCTGAAGAATTTGGTACTGTGCAG ATACCATCTTCGTGGAGACCACTCTTACAAGATCCTTCCACCCTTCAGATTTTCTTTGATTTCTATAGAATCTCCGAGCCTCCACTCTCTAAAGAG gcttTGGAATGTTTGGTGAGACTTGCTTCAGTAAGGCGGTCCATATTTGCGGATGATCCTGCAAGGTCTCAATTTCTGTCTCATCTAATGGCTGGCACCAAGGAGATACTCCAAACAGGCCAAG GCCTTGCTGATCATGACAACTACCACGAATTTTGTCGCCTGTTAGGGCGTTTCAAAGTGAATTATCAG TTGTCAGAGCTTTTGAGTGTTGAAATATATGGTGAATGGATACGCTTAGTAGCAGAGTTCACAACAACATCGTTGCAGTCTTGGCAG TGGGCCAGCAGTAGCATCTATTACCTTCTAGGTCTATGGTCAAGGTTGGTAACGTCCGTGCCTTATTTAAAGGGTGATACCCCAAGCTTGCTAGATGAAACGGTGCCTAAGATCACTGAGGGATTTATCAcctctaggttcaattctgtTCAG GCTGGTTATCAAGAAGACCTCTCAGAGAATCCTCTGGATAATGTTGAGCTTCTCCAGGATCAGCTGGAGTGCTTTCCTTATCTCTGCAGATTCCAG TATCAAAGCAGTAGTTTGTACATCATAAATATAATGGAGCCTATTCTGCAGGCTTACACG GAAAGGGCAAGGTCACAAGCTCCTGGGAATGTAAATGATCTTTCCGTGATTGAAGGGCAAATTGCATGGCTAGTTCATATAATCGCTGCTATTCTCAAGATCAGGCAGACTACTGGCTGTAG CCTGGAGTCACAAGAGTTAATAGATGCAGAACTTGCTGCGCGAGTTCTACAGTTAATAAGTATAACTGACAGCGGATTGCATTCCCAG AGATATAATGAGATAAGCAAGCAAAGACTTGATCGGGCTATTATCACCTTTTTCCAGAACTTCAGGAAGTCTTATATTGGGGATCAAGCTATACATTCATCCAAG CAGTTATATTTGAGATTATCTGAGCTTCTTGGGCTCCATGATCATTTAGTTCTACTCAATGTAATAGTTGGAAAAATTGCTACAAATCTGAAGTGTTATACCGAG TGTGAGGAGGTTATTGATCACACTTTGTCCCTTTTTCTGGAGCTTGCTTCTGG TTATATGACTGGAAAGCTGCTGCTTAAGTTGGATAGTATAAAGTTCATCATTGGAAACCATACG agggaaaattttctttttctggaaGAATACAGATGCTCTCGAAGTAGAACCACCTTTTACTACACTCTTGGGTATTTGATCTTTATGGAGGATAGCCCGGTTAAGTTTAAAACATCCATGGAGCCGCTTTTGCAG GTTATGATTAGATTGGAAGCAACTCCTGATGCTGCTTTCCGCACTGATGCTGTGAAATATGCGTTCATTGGTTTGATGAGGGATCTAAGAGGGATTGCAATGGCAACTAATAG TCGTAGGACGTATGGACTCCTTTTTGACTGGTTGTACCCAGCACATATGCCGCTACTCTTGAAAGCCATCTCACATTGGTCTGATGTACCAGAG GTCACAACACCATTGCTGAAGTTCATGGCAGAATTTGTTCTAAACAAAGCTCAGAGGTTGACTTTCGATTCATCATCCCCTAATGGGATTCTTTTGTTCCGGGAAGTGAGCAAATTAGTTGTGGCTTATGGCTCAAGGATTCTATCTCTTCCAAATAGTCCAGATATCTATGCAACTAAATACAAAGGAATCTGGATCTCACTACTAATTCTTTCAAGGG CTTTCTCTGGGAATTACGCCAATTTTGGTGTTTTTGAACTATATGGTGATAGAGCGCTAGCAGATGCCCTTGATATCTCTCTAAAGATGACACTTTCGATTCCTCTATCTGATATTTTTGCATTCCGTAAG CTTACAAAAGCTTACTTCGCTTTTATGGAAGTTCTATTCAGCAACCATATTACTTTTATTCTAAATCTGGATACAAGCACTTTCATGCATATTGTTGGATCACTTGAATCTGGCTTAAAGGGTCTGGATACGGGTATTTCTTCGCAG TGTGCATCTGCTGTTGACAACCTGGCTGCGTATTATTTCAACAATATTACGGTAGGAGAGGGTAACCCATCAACAGCTGCAATGAATCTCGCTCGACATATCGTAGAGTGCCCCAATTTATTTCCTGAG ATACTCAAGACCCTGTTTGAGATAGTCTTATTTGAAGACTCAGGGAATCAATGGAGTCTTAGCAGACCTACGTTGAGCTTGATTCTCATCAGTGAACAG ATGTTTAGTGATATAAGAGCTCAAATTTTGGCTTCTCAG CCTGCAGACCAACAACAACGTCTCTCACTATGCTTCGATAAACTGATGGCTGATGTTACGAGGAGTTTGGAATCGAAGAACAGAGACAAATTCACTCAGAACCTCAC